Proteins found in one Haloferax litoreum genomic segment:
- a CDS encoding DHHA1 domain-containing protein: MEGPVPDLSEHAAACADRLRDADRVLLASHIDADGLTSAGIASLALERAEIPFETVFCRQLDERAIADIAATDYDTVLFTDFGSGQLDIIAEHEAAGDFHPVIADHHQPADGVETEHHLNPLRFGLDGATELSGAGASYVLARALEPDGGDNRDLAALAVVGAVGDMQDTNGTLTGANEGIVEEGVAAGVVEEGTDLRIYGRQTRALPKLLQYATDVRIPGISNNEAGAIEFLTELDVPCRDDDGEWKRWVDLTGDQRQTLASALIRRAIASGVPARRIDDLVGTTYVLSEEQEGTELRDVSEFSTLLNATARYDRGDVGLAVCLGDRDRALDRARRLLRNHRKNLSNGLQWVKEHGVTVEENLQWFDAGDEIRETIVGIVAGMAVGTDATRNGIPVLAFAENEDGDVKVSSRGSYVMVRNGLDLSVVMREASRAVGGDGGGHNVAAGATIPNGTVAEFIAEADRIVGEQLE; this comes from the coding sequence ATGGAAGGCCCCGTCCCCGACCTGTCCGAACACGCCGCGGCGTGCGCCGACCGCCTCCGCGACGCCGACCGGGTACTCCTCGCGTCGCACATCGACGCCGACGGGTTGACCAGCGCCGGCATCGCCTCGCTGGCACTCGAACGCGCCGAGATTCCGTTCGAGACAGTGTTCTGTCGGCAACTCGACGAACGGGCTATCGCGGACATCGCGGCGACCGACTACGACACTGTCCTCTTTACCGACTTCGGCAGCGGGCAACTCGACATCATCGCCGAGCACGAAGCGGCGGGTGACTTCCACCCGGTCATCGCCGACCACCACCAGCCCGCAGATGGAGTCGAGACCGAACACCACCTCAACCCGCTTCGGTTCGGCCTCGACGGGGCCACCGAACTCTCCGGGGCGGGTGCGAGTTACGTCCTCGCGCGCGCACTCGAACCCGACGGCGGCGACAACCGCGACCTCGCCGCCCTCGCCGTCGTCGGCGCAGTCGGCGACATGCAGGATACCAACGGGACGCTCACCGGTGCCAACGAGGGCATCGTCGAGGAAGGCGTCGCCGCCGGCGTCGTCGAGGAAGGGACCGACCTCCGAATCTACGGTCGGCAGACGCGTGCGCTTCCGAAACTCCTCCAGTACGCGACAGACGTGCGCATTCCCGGCATCTCGAACAACGAGGCCGGCGCTATCGAGTTCCTGACCGAACTCGACGTGCCCTGCCGTGACGACGACGGCGAGTGGAAACGGTGGGTCGACCTCACGGGAGACCAGCGACAGACGCTCGCCAGCGCCCTGATTCGCCGGGCCATCGCCAGCGGGGTGCCAGCCAGACGAATCGACGACCTCGTGGGGACGACGTACGTCCTCTCGGAAGAACAGGAAGGGACCGAACTCCGCGACGTGAGTGAGTTCTCGACGCTGTTGAACGCGACGGCCCGCTACGACCGCGGCGACGTCGGCCTCGCAGTCTGTCTCGGTGACCGTGACCGCGCACTCGATAGGGCGCGGAGACTCCTTCGGAACCACCGCAAGAACCTCTCGAACGGCCTCCAGTGGGTGAAAGAACACGGCGTAACGGTCGAGGAGAACCTCCAGTGGTTCGACGCCGGCGACGAGATACGCGAGACCATCGTCGGCATCGTCGCCGGGATGGCCGTCGGAACGGACGCGACGCGGAACGGAATCCCCGTGTTAGCCTTCGCAGAGAACGAAGACGGCGACGTGAAAGTCTCCTCCCGCGGGTCGTACGTGATGGTCAGAAACGGACTGGACCTCTCTGTCGTCATGCGCGAGGCGTCCCGAGCAGTCGGCGGCGACGGCGGCGGTCACAACGTCGCGGCGGGCGCGACGATTCCGAACGGGACCGTCGCGGAGTTCATCGCCGAGGCGGACCGCATCGTCGGCGAGCAGTTAGAATAG
- a CDS encoding DUF7557 family protein — protein MATARTNKFEYEYPVGYEPEVQTETVELDRRTVERLDAILEEDESYDELISELVSIFVASELSAARVDSPLIE, from the coding sequence ATGGCGACCGCGAGAACAAACAAATTCGAATACGAATACCCGGTCGGGTACGAACCGGAGGTACAAACAGAGACGGTCGAGTTGGACCGTCGAACCGTCGAGCGACTGGACGCAATCCTCGAAGAGGACGAGTCGTACGACGAACTAATCAGCGAACTCGTGTCCATCTTCGTGGCGAGCGAACTCAGCGCCGCGCGCGTGGACAGCCCACTCATCGAGTGA
- a CDS encoding DUF5783 family protein → MTDFDPEKFEDKYVHYFPQLQRAYKNAFETMNDEFDSTLIHGIDQQILNESEPFYEDGEFRVELPENPPERLTAVEIADDELDAVLDRYVDEIEGELHRVFGVEA, encoded by the coding sequence ATGACCGACTTCGACCCGGAGAAGTTCGAAGACAAATACGTCCACTACTTCCCCCAACTCCAGCGGGCGTACAAGAACGCGTTCGAGACGATGAACGACGAGTTCGACTCGACGCTCATCCACGGCATCGACCAGCAGATTCTCAACGAGTCTGAACCCTTCTACGAAGATGGTGAGTTCCGGGTCGAACTCCCCGAGAACCCGCCGGAGCGACTGACTGCGGTCGAAATCGCGGACGACGAACTCGACGCCGTTCTCGACCGCTACGTCGACGAAATCGAAGGTGAACTGCACCGCGTCTTCGGCGTCGAAGCGTAA
- the ppk2 gene encoding polyphosphate kinase 2, with translation MPSDADRYNKKGVLKKKQYKRELNRLQEELVKLQYWIKEENLRVCVVFEGRDAAGKGGVIKRITRRLNPRVARVVALGTPTEREKGQWYFQRYVEQLPTEGEMVLFDRSWYNRAGVERVMGFCTDEEYEEFLRTCPEFERMLVRSGIVLIKYWFSISDEEQERRFQKRNEDPKRRWKLSPMDLEARSQWVEYSKAKDAMLEHTDIEEAPWNVVHADVKRHARLNCISHLLDQIPYEDLTPDPIELPPRQNADYERPPIDDQNWVPARFGSNPVDDD, from the coding sequence ATGCCGAGTGACGCGGACCGCTACAACAAGAAGGGGGTGCTGAAGAAGAAACAGTACAAGCGCGAGTTGAACCGTCTGCAAGAAGAACTGGTTAAACTCCAGTACTGGATTAAAGAAGAGAACCTGCGGGTGTGTGTCGTCTTCGAGGGACGCGACGCCGCGGGGAAAGGTGGCGTCATCAAGCGTATCACCCGCCGACTCAACCCGCGGGTCGCCCGTGTCGTCGCTCTCGGAACGCCCACAGAACGCGAGAAGGGCCAGTGGTACTTCCAGCGCTACGTCGAACAACTCCCCACAGAGGGCGAGATGGTGTTGTTCGACAGAAGTTGGTACAACCGCGCGGGTGTCGAACGCGTGATGGGCTTTTGCACCGACGAAGAGTACGAAGAGTTCCTGCGGACGTGTCCCGAGTTCGAGCGGATGCTCGTCCGGTCCGGTATCGTACTCATCAAGTACTGGTTCTCCATCAGCGACGAGGAGCAAGAACGGCGGTTCCAGAAGCGCAACGAGGACCCGAAGCGCCGGTGGAAACTGAGTCCGATGGACCTCGAAGCACGCTCGCAGTGGGTCGAGTACTCGAAAGCGAAAGACGCGATGCTGGAACACACGGACATCGAGGAAGCCCCGTGGAACGTCGTCCACGCCGACGTGAAGCGCCACGCGCGATTGAACTGTATCTCACATCTACTGGACCAGATTCCGTACGAAGACCTGACGCCCGACCCCATCGAACTCCCGCCGCGACAGAACGCCGACTACGAACGCCCGCCCATCGACGACCAGAACTGGGTGCCCGCACGGTTCGGGTCGAACCCGGTGGACGACGACTGA